Proteins encoded together in one Lutra lutra chromosome 4, mLutLut1.2, whole genome shotgun sequence window:
- the LCK gene encoding tyrosine-protein kinase Lck — MGCSCSSNSEEDWMENIDVCENCHYPIVPLDGKATLPIRNGSEVRDPLVIYEGSNPPASPLQDNLVIALHSYEPSHDGDLGFEKGEQLRILERNGEWWKAQSLTTGQEGFIPFNFVAKANSLEPEPWFFKNLSRKDAERQLLAPGNTHGSFLIRESESTAGSFSLSVRDFDQNQGEVVKHYKIRNLDRGGFYISPRITFPGLHELVRHYTNASDGLCTRLSRPCQTQKPQKPWWEDEWEVPRETLKLVERLGAGQFGEVWMGYYNGHTKVAVKSLKQGSMSPDAFLAEANLMKQLQHQRLVRLYAVVTQEPIYIITEYMENGSLVDFLKTPPGIKLTINKLLDMAAQIAEGMAFIEERNYIHRDLRAANILVSDTLSCKIADFGLARLIVDNEYTAREGAKFPIKWTAPEAINYGTFTIKSDVWSFGILLTEIVTHGRIPYPGMTNPEVIQNLERGYRMVRPDNCPEELYHLMMLCWKERPEDRPTFDYLRSVLEDFFTATEGQYQPQP; from the exons ATGGGCTGTAGCTGCAGCTCAAACTCTGAAGAAGACTGGATGGAAAACATCGATGTATGTGAGAACTGCCATTACCCCATAGTCCCACTGGATGGCAAGGCCACG CTGCCCATCCGCAATGGCTCTGAGGTGCGGGATCCACTGGTCATCTATGAAGGCTCCAACCCCCCAGCCTCACCATTGCAAG ACAACCTGGTTATCGCTCTGCACAGCTACGAGCCCTCTCACGATGGAGACTTGGGCTTCGAGAAGGGTGAACAGCTCCGTATCCTGGAGCG GAACGGCGAATGGTGGAAGGCACAGTCCCTGACCACCGGCCAGGAAGGTTTCATCCCCTTCAACTTCGTGGCCAAAGCGAACAGCCTGGAGCCCGAACC CTGGTTCTTCAAGAACCTGAGCCGCAAGGACGCTGAGCGGCAGCTCCTGGCGCCCGGGAACACGCACGGCTCCTTCCTGATCCGGGAGAGCGAGAGCACCGCGG GGTCGTTTTCACTGTCCGTGCGGGACTTCGACCAGAACCAGGGAGAGGTGGTGAAGCATTACAAAATCCGTAACCTGGACCGAGGCGGCTTCTACATCTCGCCCCGCATCACTTTTCCTGGCCTGCACGAGCTGGTCCGCCATTACACCA ATGCTTCGGACGGGCTGTGCACGCGGTTGAGTCGCCCCTGCCAGACCCAGAAGCCCCAGAAACCTTGGTGGGAGGACGAGTGGGAGGTTCCCAGGGAGACGCTGAAGCTGGTGGAGCGGCTGGGGGCTGGCCAGTTCGGGGAAGTGTGGATGG GGTACTACAACGGGCACACAAAGGTGGCAGTCAAGAGCCTGAAGCAGGGAAGCATGTCCCCTGACGCCTTCCTGGCGGAGGCCAACCTCATGAAGCAGCTGCAACACCAGAGACTGGTCCGGCTCTACGCTGtggtcacccaggagcccatctACATCATCACGGAATACATGGAGAACG ggagcctggtAGATTTCCTCAAGACGCCCCCAGGCATCAAGCTGACCATCAACAAACTCCTGGACATGGCAGCCCAA ATTGCAGAGGGCATGGCATTCATTGAAGAGCGGAATTACATCCACCGTGACCTGAGGGCTGCCAACATCCTCGTTTCTGACACCCTGAGCTGCAAGATTGCAGACTTTGGCCTAGCACGCCTCATCGTGGACAACGAGTACACAGCCAGGGAGG gaGCCAAGTTTCCCATTAAGTGGACAGCACCAGAAGCCATTAACTATGGGACATTCACCATCAAGTCGGATGTGTGGTCTTTTGGGATCCTGCTGACGGAGATTGTCACCCATGGCCGCATTCCTTACCCAG GGATGACCAATCCTGAGGTGATTCAGAACCTAGAGCGAGGCTACCGCATGGTGCGACCTGACAACTGTCCCGAGGAGCTCTACCACCTCATGATGCTTTGCTGGAAGGAGCGCCCAGAGGACCGGCCCACCTTCGACTACCTGCGCAGTGTGCTGGAGGACTTCTTCACAGCCACAGAGGGCCAGTACCAGCCTCAGCCCTGA